One window of Carassius auratus strain Wakin chromosome 17, ASM336829v1, whole genome shotgun sequence genomic DNA carries:
- the LOC113117857 gene encoding uromodulin-like, with amino-acid sequence MCDRDVNWFGWYRLFIHGQSAQMPNTCIDEYKCGTHAPLWLNGEHPKVEDGVVTRGVCGHWNNNCCYYNSTPIRVKACPGDYYVYEFVRPFMCAVAYCADVGNINTIYTTITPETNSSEPCGGNMTDWRGVLLSPRYPNNYPNNAQCTWTIHSTGNTTVSLIFTDVDLETCCALHQSIMMVLLPPSISGRNTGVQEPVFQIQQQ; translated from the exons ATGTGTGACCGGGATGTGAATTGGTTTGGCTGGTATCGTCTCTTCATTCATGGCCAGAGTGCCCAGATGCCAAACACATGTATTGACGAGTACAAATGTGGCACTCATGCCCCACTGTGGTTAAATGGTGAACACCCAAAAGTCGAGGATGGAGTGGTCACCCGAGGTGTCTGTGGTCACTGGAACAATAACTGCTGCTATTACAATTCTACTCCCATTAGAGTGAAAGCCTGTCCAGGCGATTATTATGTCTATGAATTTGTCAGGCCATTTATGTGTGCTGTGGCTTACTGTGCAG aTGTTGGGAACATCAACACTATCTATACAACTATCACACCAGAGACCAATTCATCTG AACCATGTGGTGGCAATATGACAGATTGGAGGGGTGTATTACTCAGTCCCCGGTACCCTAATAACTACCCTAATAACGCACAATGCACCTGGACCATTCACAGCACAGGGAACACAACTGTGTCACTGATCTTCACTGACGTTGA TTTGGAAACATGCTGTGCATTACATCAAAGTATAATGATGGTCCTTCTACCTCCATCCATTTCTGGGAGAAATACAGGAGTACAGGAACCAgtctttcagatccagcagcAATGA